From the genome of Fretibacterium sp. OH1220_COT-178, one region includes:
- the cmr4 gene encoding type III-B CRISPR module RAMP protein Cmr4, with translation MDNTKFEKRYWIHTVTPLHVGTGRGVGYIDLPIAREKVTNWPCIPGSAVKGVVADHFGATEEERKKNGLVRAAFGTANASDSNEANSTAGSLVFTDARIVCLPVRSFYGTFAWVTSPFCLERLKRDAGMDVPSMSVGSAVLTKTTKLVRDGSRLYLEDLDLDCKRDEKADACAELIAGAVFADSPEWQAIFRERLAIVNDDIFTFLCESGTEVSAHIRIDEASGTVADGALWYEEALPVEALLAGTVWCDRVYRNKNANDELTKEKLLENFCSKPLELQIGGKASTGKGQVRCLFQKL, from the coding sequence GTGGATAATACGAAGTTCGAGAAACGCTACTGGATTCATACGGTAACACCGCTTCACGTAGGGACGGGACGGGGCGTTGGTTACATCGACCTGCCGATAGCACGGGAGAAGGTCACGAACTGGCCCTGCATTCCCGGCTCCGCCGTGAAAGGAGTGGTGGCCGATCATTTCGGGGCTACCGAGGAGGAGAGAAAGAAGAATGGACTTGTCCGGGCCGCGTTCGGAACGGCCAACGCCTCGGACAGCAATGAGGCAAACAGCACGGCGGGTTCTCTGGTGTTCACGGATGCCCGTATCGTCTGCCTGCCCGTCCGGAGCTTCTACGGGACGTTTGCCTGGGTGACCTCGCCCTTCTGTCTCGAGCGGCTGAAGCGGGACGCGGGGATGGACGTGCCGTCCATGAGCGTGGGCTCCGCTGTCCTGACGAAGACGACGAAGCTCGTTCGTGACGGTTCGAGACTCTACCTCGAGGATCTGGATCTCGACTGTAAGAGGGACGAAAAGGCCGATGCCTGCGCGGAACTCATCGCGGGGGCTGTCTTTGCGGACAGCCCCGAATGGCAGGCCATCTTCCGGGAGAGGCTGGCGATCGTGAACGACGATATCTTCACCTTTCTGTGCGAGTCCGGCACGGAGGTCAGCGCGCATATCCGGATCGACGAAGCGTCGGGGACCGTTGCAGATGGTGCGCTCTGGTACGAGGAGGCCTTGCCGGTCGAGGCCCTTCTGGCGGGGACGGTCTGGTGCGATCGCGTGTACCGTAACAAGAATGCAAACGATGAGCTGACGAAGGAGAAGCTGCTGGAGAATTTCTGTTCCAAGCCCCTCGAACTGCAGATCGGCGGCAAGGCCTCGACCGGCAAGGGGCAGGTACGCTGCCTCTTCCAGAAGCTGTGA
- a CDS encoding type III-B CRISPR module-associated protein Cmr5 yields MSIRTKDQQMAQTAFERVQGRSSGFEEYSSFALAFPSLVHSCGLAQALAFAQAKGRADYLSDLERVLGEDGGGDLCTRSREAELMEYMRLSRRVLMASSWIKRYCQAEGGN; encoded by the coding sequence ATGAGTATTCGGACGAAGGATCAGCAGATGGCCCAGACCGCATTTGAACGCGTCCAGGGCAGGAGCAGTGGGTTTGAGGAATACAGCAGTTTCGCCCTCGCGTTCCCGTCGCTGGTACATTCTTGCGGCCTGGCTCAGGCGCTGGCGTTCGCTCAGGCCAAGGGCAGGGCGGACTACCTGTCGGATCTGGAGAGGGTTCTGGGCGAGGACGGAGGCGGGGATCTTTGCACGCGGAGCCGGGAGGCGGAGCTGATGGAGTATATGCGCCTCTCGCGCCGTGTCCTGATGGCCTCGTCCTGGATCAAGCGCTACTGTCAGGCGGAGGGAGGGAACTGA
- the cmr6 gene encoding type III-B CRISPR module RAMP protein Cmr6: MQALRDALKDLSKGQNASLLLARYLTETKSGEEEKEAAQRGRDELFRAARSSVRDEEVQALYARAFEMRKSALSACTSSRIFKTEGRLIAGLGGGSVLETGLTLNPLYGAPMIPGSSLKGLAAHYCSEVWGAEDERFRSPALDGRTRPTRQAGPVYEVLFGKVPLSRKEKDAKAGFLRFYDAWLLPDSLPNSLCPDVMTPHHSAYYTGEGAPTDFDDPNPVTFLSVKGAFEVRVGCEDPDPEVRKKWEDLALRLLGEAFERYGAGGKTRSGYGRMRHEESEEEKRARLQAAQQADAEKRSREAGFTHPICEELTVRCDKVNKKGNSSFTIEGKEARFDPVLKVDKGTEVRARIVGVDLSGKGCYVLERVP, from the coding sequence ATGCAGGCGCTGAGAGATGCGCTGAAAGACCTCTCCAAAGGGCAGAACGCCTCGCTGCTCCTGGCCCGTTACCTGACGGAGACCAAGAGTGGGGAGGAGGAGAAGGAGGCCGCTCAGAGGGGACGGGACGAGCTCTTCCGGGCCGCGCGCTCCTCGGTGAGGGACGAGGAGGTCCAGGCCCTCTATGCCAGGGCCTTCGAGATGCGGAAGAGCGCGCTGTCGGCCTGCACGTCCTCGCGCATTTTCAAAACCGAGGGGCGGCTCATCGCGGGGCTTGGGGGCGGCAGTGTGCTCGAGACCGGACTGACCCTGAACCCGCTCTACGGGGCGCCGATGATCCCCGGAAGCTCCCTGAAAGGGTTGGCCGCTCACTACTGTTCCGAGGTCTGGGGCGCGGAGGACGAACGTTTTCGTTCTCCTGCCCTGGACGGCAGGACGCGTCCGACCCGGCAGGCGGGGCCCGTCTACGAGGTGCTTTTTGGAAAAGTCCCTCTGTCCCGTAAAGAAAAGGACGCCAAGGCGGGTTTCCTTCGCTTTTACGACGCATGGCTCCTTCCCGACTCCCTTCCAAATTCGCTCTGCCCTGACGTCATGACGCCTCATCATAGCGCGTATTACACGGGCGAGGGAGCCCCGACGGACTTCGACGACCCCAACCCGGTGACCTTCCTCTCCGTGAAGGGGGCGTTCGAGGTGCGCGTGGGATGCGAGGATCCCGACCCTGAGGTCCGGAAGAAATGGGAGGATCTGGCGCTTCGGCTTCTGGGAGAGGCTTTTGAGCGCTATGGTGCGGGCGGGAAGACCCGGTCGGGCTATGGACGGATGCGGCATGAGGAGTCCGAAGAGGAGAAGCGGGCGCGTCTGCAGGCAGCCCAGCAGGCCGATGCGGAGAAGCGCAGTCGTGAGGCCGGTTTTACTCATCCGATCTGTGAGGAGTTGACGGTTCGCTGCGACAAGGTCAACAAGAAAGGGAACAGTTCCTTTACGATAGAGGGTAAGGAAGCCCGGTTCGATCCGGTTCTGAAGGTCGATAAGGGAACCGAGGTAAGGGCGAGGATTGTGGGGGTCGATCTCTCCGGAAAAGGATGCTATGTTTTGGAACGTGTGCCGTGA
- a CDS encoding putative CRISPR-associated protein, with translation MPGLKQCIRDRLKDIDLSQDQEQRKCSAEMNSLNRLKLCGDDRVVLLATDTADGRATSEVLRETILKTYGMGEKQVELKHVVGLQVRDSKKLRKEGLRNFVNIVLDYLADEQIRYEYEVILNPTGGFKGVVPFLTTLGMLYRRRSVYIFEHAEELIDLPPLPFAFDLNLYQRAQKALQRIEQETAVREEIFFDAIDGYCPEERDLFLSFTEPVDSSGNITLSPLAFCLLKIETEGSRPPKIRSQVRDFLKRDLGDSGKILRTMISNCSSPLWRNTHYHTWSRDKTDLIIMKRSASSERLAGFLHEGVFHVTHAFSSHDKYEKELENTFRANYNPSEFMEWTADV, from the coding sequence GTGCCTGGCCTGAAGCAATGTATCCGTGACAGGCTCAAGGACATCGATCTCTCTCAGGATCAGGAACAGAGGAAATGCAGCGCGGAGATGAACTCGTTGAACCGCCTGAAGCTGTGCGGGGACGACAGGGTGGTGCTTTTGGCCACGGATACGGCCGACGGCCGCGCCACCTCGGAGGTCCTGAGAGAGACGATCCTGAAGACCTACGGTATGGGCGAAAAACAGGTGGAGCTGAAGCATGTCGTGGGACTCCAGGTTCGGGATTCCAAAAAACTGCGTAAAGAAGGTCTCAGAAACTTCGTGAACATTGTGCTGGACTATCTGGCCGATGAGCAGATCCGTTATGAGTATGAGGTGATCCTGAACCCGACGGGGGGATTCAAAGGGGTGGTTCCCTTCCTTACCACTTTGGGGATGCTCTACCGAAGACGCAGTGTGTATATCTTCGAGCACGCCGAGGAACTGATCGACCTCCCGCCCCTTCCTTTTGCGTTCGACCTCAACCTCTATCAAAGGGCCCAGAAGGCCTTGCAGCGCATCGAACAGGAGACGGCCGTCCGTGAGGAGATCTTTTTCGACGCTATCGACGGCTATTGCCCGGAGGAACGCGATTTATTCCTGTCGTTCACGGAACCTGTCGACAGTAGCGGGAACATCACCCTCTCTCCCCTGGCGTTTTGTCTTCTCAAGATTGAAACCGAAGGGAGCCGCCCGCCAAAAATCCGCTCTCAGGTCAGGGATTTTCTGAAGCGGGATCTCGGCGATTCGGGGAAGATCCTGAGGACCATGATATCCAACTGCAGCAGTCCCTTGTGGAGGAACACCCATTATCATACCTGGAGCAGGGACAAGACGGATCTGATCATCATGAAACGTTCGGCATCCTCGGAGCGTCTTGCGGGTTTTCTTCATGAGGGAGTCTTTCACGTCACCCATGCTTTCAGCTCTCACGACAAATATGAGAAGGAGCTCGAGAACACATTCAGAGCAAATTACAATCCCAGTGAATTTATGGAATGGACAGCGGACGTTTGA